One window of Quercus robur chromosome 12, dhQueRobu3.1, whole genome shotgun sequence genomic DNA carries:
- the LOC126709999 gene encoding uncharacterized protein LOC126709999 has protein sequence MFTKDLFSLWKKKMNLENVVDVSSFLLFEATGDSEGDCNTIKGGGDDKIGQDIAMADDDDDAESCIFDLSDFPRVSEVDDSDIQPCVHDDDDGDDDDEEEDEDEDEDEDEVLSYRKSTGKQDWKLMGHQKSSVSVDTRRYAWF, from the exons aTGTTTACAAAAGATTTGTTTTCATTgtggaaaaagaagatgaacttGGAGAATGTTGTGGACGTGTCTTCTTTCTTGCTCTTTGAAGCAACAGGAGATTCTGAAGGTGACTGTAATACCATAAAGGGTGGTGGTGATGATAAAATTGGCCAAGACATTGCTAtggctgatgatgatgatgatgcggAGTCATGTATCTTTGATTTATCTGATTTTCCTAGAGTGAGTGAGGTTGATGATTCTGATATTCAACCatgtgttcatgatgatgatgatggtgacgatgatgatgaggaagaggatgaagatgaagatgaagatgaagatgaggtCCTTAGTTATAGAAAATCTACTGGTAAACAAGATTGGAAGCTAATGGGCCATCAAAAATCAAGTGTTTCTGTTGATACAA GGAGATATGCCTGGTTCTAG
- the LOC126709079 gene encoding RNA-binding protein BRN1 isoform X2: MAEGKRERRESSSEESVKLFVGQVPKNMTEVQLLTMFREFALVDEVNIIKDKTTRASRGCCFVICPTREEADKAVNACHNKKTLSGASSPLQVKYADGELERLEHKLFVGMLPKNVSEAEVSALFSTYGTIKDLQILRGSQQTSKGCAFLKYETKEQAIAALDAINGKHKMEGSSVPLVVKWADTEKERQARRAQKAQSQASNVPNTDSQHPSLFGALPLGYVPPYNGFGYQAPGYGLMQYRLPPMQNQPGFHSMIPTVNQGNALRGIAPDLGPSMNPRNYAIPPASYMGSTYHLQHPLAYPGGMFSHRPLSSSPRSVPPAVLSSNSATSSSTGKGSGGQVEGFVSYDSPEDAQSAISMMNGFQLGGKKLKVQLKRDNKQTKPY, encoded by the exons ATGGCggaggggaagagagagagaagagagagtagCAGCGAAGAGAGCGTGAAGCTATTCGTGGGTCAAGTACCGAAGAACATGACGGAGGTTCAGCTTCTCACAATGTTCAGAGAGTTTGCTCTCGTCGACGAGGTCAACATCATCAAAGACAAAACCACGCGCGCCTCGCGTG GTTGTTGCTTTGTGATTTGTCCGACGAGGGAAGAGGCAGACAAGGCAGTCAATGCGTGTCACAACAAGAAAACTCTATCTGGG GCATCTAGCCCGTTGCAAGTGAAGTATGCTGATGGCGAGTTGGAAAGACTAG AACACAAGCTCTTCGTCGGCATGCTTCCAAAGAATGTTTCTGAAGCTGAAGTTTCTGCTCTCTTCTCTACATACGGAACTATAAAGGACTTACAGATATTACGAGGCTCTCAGCAGACTAGTAAAG GCTGTGCATTTTTGAAGTATGAGACAAAAGAACAAGCCATTGCAGCCTTGGATGCCATCAATGGAAAGCATAAAATGGAG GGATCTAGTGTTCCTTTGGTTGTCAAGTGGGCAGATACTGAAAAGGAAAGGCAAGCTCGGAGGGCTCAGAAAGCTCAATCTCAGGCTTCTAATGTGCCAAATACTGATTCACAACATCCTTCATTATTTGGAGCTTTACCATTGGGTTATGTTCCCCCATATAATGGATTTGGTTATCAG GCTCCCGGATATGGACTTATGCAATATCGCTTGCCACCAATGCAGAATCAACCTGGATTTCATAGTATGATTCCTACGGTAAACCAAGGAAATGCATTGCGTGGAATTGCACCTGACCTTGGCCCCAGTATGAACCCTAGAAATTATGCAATCCCTCCTGCTAGTTATATGGGATCTACTTATCATCTTCAGCATCCCCTGGCATATCCTGGAGGAATGTTCAGCCATCGGCCTTTGAGTAGTTCACCTCGGTCAGTGCCACCTGCAGTTTTAAGCAGTAACTCTGCAACATCTTCCAGCACAGGAAAAGGTTCTGGGGGTCAGGTTGAAG GATTTGTTAGCTATGACTCACCAGAGGATGCTCAATCCGCTATTAGCATGATGAATGGATTTCAATTAGGTGGCAAGAAATTAAAGGTTCAGCTAAAGAGAGATAACAAACAGACTAAACCTTATTGA
- the LOC126709079 gene encoding RNA-binding protein BRN1 isoform X1: MAEGKRERRESSSEESVKLFVGQVPKNMTEVQLLTMFREFALVDEVNIIKDKTTRASRGCCFVICPTREEADKAVNACHNKKTLSGASSPLQVKYADGELERLEHKLFVGMLPKNVSEAEVSALFSTYGTIKDLQILRGSQQTSKGCAFLKYETKEQAIAALDAINGKHKMEGSSVPLVVKWADTEKERQARRAQKAQSQASNVPNTDSQHPSLFGALPLGYVPPYNGFGYQAPGYGLMQYRLPPMQNQPGFHSMIPTVNQGNALRGIAPDLGPSMNPRNYAIPPASYMGSTYHLQHPLAYPGGMFSHRPLSSSPRSVPPAVLSSNSATSSSTGKGSGGQVEGPPGANLFIYHIPQEYGDQELSTAFQGFGRVLSAKVFVDKATGVSKCFGFVSYDSPEDAQSAISMMNGFQLGGKKLKVQLKRDNKQTKPY; this comes from the exons ATGGCggaggggaagagagagagaagagagagtagCAGCGAAGAGAGCGTGAAGCTATTCGTGGGTCAAGTACCGAAGAACATGACGGAGGTTCAGCTTCTCACAATGTTCAGAGAGTTTGCTCTCGTCGACGAGGTCAACATCATCAAAGACAAAACCACGCGCGCCTCGCGTG GTTGTTGCTTTGTGATTTGTCCGACGAGGGAAGAGGCAGACAAGGCAGTCAATGCGTGTCACAACAAGAAAACTCTATCTGGG GCATCTAGCCCGTTGCAAGTGAAGTATGCTGATGGCGAGTTGGAAAGACTAG AACACAAGCTCTTCGTCGGCATGCTTCCAAAGAATGTTTCTGAAGCTGAAGTTTCTGCTCTCTTCTCTACATACGGAACTATAAAGGACTTACAGATATTACGAGGCTCTCAGCAGACTAGTAAAG GCTGTGCATTTTTGAAGTATGAGACAAAAGAACAAGCCATTGCAGCCTTGGATGCCATCAATGGAAAGCATAAAATGGAG GGATCTAGTGTTCCTTTGGTTGTCAAGTGGGCAGATACTGAAAAGGAAAGGCAAGCTCGGAGGGCTCAGAAAGCTCAATCTCAGGCTTCTAATGTGCCAAATACTGATTCACAACATCCTTCATTATTTGGAGCTTTACCATTGGGTTATGTTCCCCCATATAATGGATTTGGTTATCAG GCTCCCGGATATGGACTTATGCAATATCGCTTGCCACCAATGCAGAATCAACCTGGATTTCATAGTATGATTCCTACGGTAAACCAAGGAAATGCATTGCGTGGAATTGCACCTGACCTTGGCCCCAGTATGAACCCTAGAAATTATGCAATCCCTCCTGCTAGTTATATGGGATCTACTTATCATCTTCAGCATCCCCTGGCATATCCTGGAGGAATGTTCAGCCATCGGCCTTTGAGTAGTTCACCTCGGTCAGTGCCACCTGCAGTTTTAAGCAGTAACTCTGCAACATCTTCCAGCACAGGAAAAGGTTCTGGGGGTCAGGTTGAAG GTCCACCTGGCGCTAATCTATTTATTTATCACATACCTCAAGAATATGGAGATCAAGAACTTTCAACTGCTTTTCAGGGATTTGGTAGGGTCTTGAGTGCTAAGGTTTTTGTTGACAAAGCAACTGGTGTTAGCAAATGTTTTG GATTTGTTAGCTATGACTCACCAGAGGATGCTCAATCCGCTATTAGCATGATGAATGGATTTCAATTAGGTGGCAAGAAATTAAAGGTTCAGCTAAAGAGAGATAACAAACAGACTAAACCTTATTGA
- the LOC126709413 gene encoding uncharacterized protein LOC126709413, with amino-acid sequence MDNQPGSQKSSIIPGSGKVNNWAASPSHLCYHFGTSGLSVAVATGVTHPLDVLKVRLQMQLVGQRGPLTGMGNLSVHILKNEGPRSMYLGLAPALTRSVAYGGLRLGLYEPSKYVCEQVFGSTNIFVKIASGAFAGGFATALTNPVEVVKVRLQMNPNLRRGPIGELRRIVSEEGIRALWKGVGPAMVRAASMTASQLSTYDESKRILIRWSPLEEGFHLHLISSMVAGTVSTLITAPMDMIKTRLMLQRESKEVGNYKNGFHCAYQVLRTEGPRGLYKGGLAIFARLGPQTMITFILVEKLRKLAGLDAI; translated from the exons ATGGACAACCAACCTGGTTCCCAGAAATCTTCGATTATTCCAG GATCTGGGAAAGTCAACAATTGGGCAGCCTCACCATCGCATCTATGCTATCACTTTGGTACAAGTGGGCTTTCTGTTGCGGTTGCCACTGGTGTCACCCATCCTCTAG ATGTACTCAAAGTCAGGCTACAAATGCAACTTGTTGGCCAGAGAGGTCCTCTAACAGGAATG GGAAATTTATcagttcatatattgaagaatGAAGGACCAAGGTCTATGTATCTAGGATTGGCACCTGCATTGACAAGGTCGGTTGCTTATGGTGGTCTTCGTTTAGGCTTGTATGAGCCCTCGAAATATGTTTGTGAACAGGTTTTTGGGTCCACCAATATCTTTGTTAAGATTGCATCTGGAGCATTTGCTGGTGGTTTTGCAACCGCACTGACCAATCCAGTTGAGGTTGTAAAG GTGCGGTTACAAATGAACCCAAACTTGAGAAGAGGACCGATTGGAGAACTGCGCAGAATTGTTTCTGAGGAAGGAATTAGAGCTCTGTGGAAGGGGGTTGGCCCTGCCATGGTCAGGGCTGCTTCTATGACTGCATCACAGCTGTCAACATATGATGAATCCAAGCGG ATTTTGATCAGGTGGTCACCACTTGAAGAGGGATTTCATCTTCATCTCAT CTCAAGTATGGTTGCAGGCACTGTCAGCACCCTCATAACTGCACCAATGGACATGATTAAAACCCGTCTCATGTTGCAACGAGAATCTAAAGAAGTTGGGAACTACAAAAATGGATTTCACTGTGCATATCag GTTTTGCGCACTGAAGGTCCCAGGGGACTTTACAAGGG GGGGCTTGCAATATTTGCAAGATTGGGTCCACAGACTATGATTACCTTCATACTTGTTGAGAAGTTACGCAAGCTTGCTGGATTAGATGCAATCTAG
- the LOC126709137 gene encoding U1 small nuclear ribonucleoprotein C-like codes for MPRYYCDYCDTYLTHDSPSVRKQHNAGYKHKANVRSYYQQFEEAQTQNFIDQRIKEHLGQTAAFQQVGAAYNQHLMVQRPRLPVLPTPVMPMPGSTQLPGSSPLIPGIRPPVLPRPLGAPGYMPSPAMAPMMAPPGAPSLPAQLNPIPRPPGSVATTVPGSTAAPTSSNGAPPMVTPPLYQANPVASTGGGYDSLNAKTQAPEANH; via the exons ATGCCTCGCTACTACTGCGATTACTGTGACACCTACTTGACTCACGATTCt CCATCTGTGAGAAAGCAGCACAATGCAGGTTACAAACATAAG gCAAATGTTAGGTCATACTATCAGCAATTTGAGGAGGCACAAACTCAAAACTTCATTGACCAAAGGATTAAGGAACATCTTGGGCAAACTGCAGCATTCCAGCAGGTTGGTGCTGCTTACAATCAACATCTAATGGTTCAGAGGCCCCGCCTTCCTGTTCTACCTACACCTGTAATGCCGATGCCTGGTAGCACACAGTTACCTGGAAGTTCACCATTAATCCCAGGGATTAGGCCTCCTGTTTTGCCAAGACCCCTTGGTGCTCCAG GTTATATGCCTTCTCCGGCGATGGCACCTATGATGGCTCCACCTGGTGCTCCTTCCTTACCTGCTCAATTAAATCCTATTCCAAGGCCTCCTGGTAGTGTAGCCACAACAGTTCCTGGAAGCACAGCAGCACCCACCTCTTCCAACGGTGCACCACCTATGGTCACACCACCTTTGTATCAAGCCAATCCAGTGGCATCAACAGGTGGAGGCTATGATAGTCTCAATGCCAAAACTCAAGCTCCTGAGGCTAATCATTAG
- the LOC126709138 gene encoding uncharacterized protein LOC126709138, with product MNLDEGLVQIKTDPDVLKMVDCHKSVESVVLYTVSQEIESDCIPFTHNLPECKKVGHNSRTCPSKKDKGTVSTNAEKTPTTNKKRAAGGARATAASAVDSRAKGVKTIAVSAVNSRAGGSKAVVASSTSVRTSTAPLTIYGGGANSECVVVPTLEKAIQTMQA from the exons ATGAATTTGGATGAAGGGCTTGTGCAGATAAAAACAGATCCAGATGTGTTGAAGATGGTTGACTGTCATAAAAGTGTAGAAAGTGTGGTATTATACACTGTTAGTCAAGAAATTGAGAGTGATTGCATACCATTTACTCATAACCTACCTGA GTGTAAGAAGGTGGGACATAATAGCAGAACATGTCCATCCAAAAAAGACAAG GGTACAGTGTCTACCAATGCTGAGAAGACACCTACAACAAACAAGAAGCGAGCAGCTGGAGGTGCAAGGGCTACTGCTGCAAGTGCTGTAGATTCAAGGGCTAAAGGTGTAAAGACTATTGCTGTAAGTGCTGTAAATTCAAGGGCTGGAGGTTCAAAGGCTGTTGTTGCAAGTTCCACCAGTGTAAGAACTTCAACGGCACCATTAACAATATATGGTGGTGGTGCTAACAGTGAGTGTGTGGTGGTGCCAACTTTGGAAAAAGCCATTCAAACGATGCAGgcttag